From the genome of Geothrix sp. 21YS21S-4, one region includes:
- the mraY gene encoding phospho-N-acetylmuramoyl-pentapeptide-transferase, whose amino-acid sequence MLPWLLYPFRDVVPGFSVFRYVTFRAALAAATAMVLSLLLGPWVIRTLTALKMGQHIRGEGPEHHQKKAGTPTMGGILILLVITVSTLLWCDLKNGAIWVALLALLGFGLVGAFDDAQKLLKKQNLGLTSWQKMALLTGISLVVAWLILHFGLRGAATSHLSVPFFKNFRPDVGIFLIPWIWLVMVGTSNAVNLTDGLDGLATGGTLVVSLTYAILAYVAGHAKIATYLAVPHVAGGAELSVFMGAMAGACMGFLWFNAHPAEVFMGDTGSLGLGGALGTVAVMIKQEVLLVIAGGLFVLEAVSVILQVGSFKLRGGKRIFRMAPFHHHLELGGLQETKVVIRMWITAIICSILALSSLKLR is encoded by the coding sequence ATGCTGCCTTGGCTCCTCTACCCCTTCCGCGACGTGGTGCCGGGCTTCTCGGTGTTCCGCTACGTCACCTTCCGCGCCGCCCTCGCGGCGGCCACGGCGATGGTGCTCAGCCTGCTGCTGGGCCCCTGGGTGATCCGCACCCTCACGGCGCTGAAGATGGGCCAGCACATCCGCGGCGAAGGTCCCGAGCACCACCAGAAGAAGGCGGGGACGCCCACCATGGGCGGGATCCTGATCCTGCTGGTGATCACGGTGTCCACGCTGCTGTGGTGCGACCTCAAGAACGGCGCCATCTGGGTGGCCCTGCTGGCGCTGCTGGGCTTCGGCCTGGTGGGTGCCTTCGACGACGCGCAGAAGCTGCTCAAGAAGCAGAACCTGGGGCTCACCAGCTGGCAGAAGATGGCGCTGCTGACGGGCATCTCGCTCGTCGTCGCCTGGCTGATCCTGCACTTCGGGCTGCGGGGCGCCGCCACCAGCCACCTGTCCGTGCCCTTCTTCAAGAACTTCCGTCCCGACGTGGGGATCTTCCTCATCCCCTGGATCTGGCTGGTGATGGTGGGGACGAGCAACGCCGTGAACCTGACGGACGGTCTGGACGGATTGGCGACGGGCGGAACGCTCGTGGTGTCGCTCACCTACGCGATCCTGGCCTACGTCGCGGGCCACGCGAAGATCGCCACCTACCTGGCCGTTCCCCACGTCGCGGGCGGCGCGGAGCTGTCGGTCTTCATGGGCGCCATGGCGGGGGCCTGCATGGGCTTCCTGTGGTTCAACGCCCATCCCGCCGAGGTCTTCATGGGGGATACCGGTTCGCTGGGTCTGGGCGGCGCGCTGGGCACCGTGGCCGTGATGATCAAGCAGGAAGTGCTGCTGGTGATCGCCGGCGGGCTGTTCGTGCTGGAGGCGGTGAGCGTGATCCTCCAGGTGGGCAGCTTCAAGCTCCGCGGCGGGAAGCGCATCTTCCGGATGGCGCCCTTCCACCACCACCTGGAACTAGGCGGGCTCCAGGAGACCAAGGTCGTGATCCGGATGTGGATCACCGCCATCATCTGTTCGATCCTGGCCCTCAGCTCCCTCAAGCTGCGCTGA
- a CDS encoding 4a-hydroxytetrahydrobiopterin dehydratase, translating to MTWIEENGSLVRTFRTPDFLTAYRLVGAVVAPAEALNHHPDLAFGWGYVRIALTTHDAGGITDLDRRLAELIDEAVKPFE from the coding sequence ATGACCTGGATCGAAGAGAACGGCAGCCTGGTGCGGACCTTCCGCACCCCGGACTTCCTGACCGCCTACCGCCTCGTGGGCGCCGTGGTCGCCCCGGCGGAAGCGCTGAACCACCACCCCGACCTGGCCTTCGGGTGGGGCTACGTGCGGATCGCCCTCACCACCCACGACGCGGGTGGGATCACCGACCTGGACCGACGGCTGGCGGAACTGATCGATGAAGCAGTTAAGCCTTTTGAATGA
- a CDS encoding LysR family transcriptional regulator → MDRAYRLYPPSMPRKLPRHLTWLEAFVAAVETGSLEAAAQHLGVARSVVSEHLRALEESLAEGEALVERGPGRRLRLTPRGERLFAGAQASFHQLDLKRLRDLASAEPGLRLGLNPTLSTLLLDPLARAAARTGLKLEAVFGGAHELVRQVQNRQLDLALGFTPLPPHRGVEHRVLARLPFVVLAAPECDLPPDVPFLRVKDLADRPFVDWLRDDPYGGANSARFADAKIQVREAARVESFLQLYAALRAFGACAIAPDLRLLGPFPADLRIWPLKERKAQAVEVVALWPAGGASAAAERCLAALTAHLHKRR, encoded by the coding sequence ATGGATCGAGCCTACCGGCTGTACCCTCCATCCATGCCCCGCAAACTCCCCCGCCACCTCACCTGGCTCGAAGCGTTCGTGGCCGCGGTGGAGACGGGCTCGCTGGAGGCGGCGGCGCAGCACCTGGGCGTGGCTCGGTCCGTGGTGAGCGAGCACCTCCGGGCGCTGGAGGAATCCTTGGCGGAGGGCGAGGCGCTGGTGGAGCGGGGGCCGGGCCGCCGCCTGCGCCTGACGCCGCGGGGCGAGCGCCTATTCGCCGGCGCACAGGCCTCCTTCCACCAGCTGGACCTGAAGCGCCTGCGCGACCTGGCCTCGGCGGAACCGGGCTTGCGGCTGGGGCTGAATCCCACGTTGTCGACGCTGCTGCTGGATCCCCTGGCGCGGGCCGCGGCCCGGACCGGCCTCAAGCTGGAGGCGGTCTTCGGCGGCGCCCACGAACTGGTGCGCCAGGTCCAGAACCGCCAGTTGGATCTGGCGCTGGGCTTCACGCCGCTTCCGCCCCACCGGGGCGTGGAGCACCGCGTCCTCGCCCGGCTGCCCTTCGTCGTACTGGCGGCGCCGGAGTGCGACCTTCCCCCCGACGTGCCCTTCCTCCGGGTGAAGGACCTGGCGGACCGGCCCTTCGTGGACTGGCTGCGGGACGATCCCTACGGCGGCGCCAATTCGGCGCGGTTTGCGGACGCGAAGATCCAGGTCCGCGAAGCCGCGCGGGTGGAGAGCTTCCTCCAGCTCTACGCCGCCCTGCGGGCCTTCGGCGCCTGCGCCATCGCGCCGGATCTGCGCCTGCTGGGGCCCTTCCCCGCCGACCTCCGGATCTGGCCCCTGAAGGAGCGGAAGGCCCAGGCCGTGGAGGTGGTGGCCCTCTGGCCCGCGGGCGGCGCATCCGCCGCCGCGGAACGCTGCCTCGCCGCGCTCACGGCTCATCTCCACAAACGGCGATAA
- the murF gene encoding UDP-N-acetylmuramoyl-tripeptide--D-alanyl-D-alanine ligase, whose protein sequence is MSLWSLSEATAAVGGELLGSGDARPSSLSIDTRTLQPGACFVALRAERDGHDFAAEAVRKGAAALLVDHVLDIDCPQLVVADTLAALQRWGQARLEAARPAAVFAVTGSVGKTSTKELLAAATGGWKTPGNRNNTLGLPEALATLPEGLGAAVLEMGMSGPGEIKRLTEIAPPDFGVVTLVGTAHIENFPDGQQGIAAAKGELVAGLVPGGAWAHLASDRWARWIADQPWAAPAEPLPVGEGEAYGWEGAESRGAAGGAFWMRTPKGTFPVRIQLPGEHQVRNAALAAAIAIHAGADPERVAAGLATVAPEPGRGRLHSLAGGGCLLDETYNASPDSILACARALLQLPGGEAVAVLGSMRELGPEAAEIHRATGAALGELGLSRLWAYGEFARDCAEGFGLRARAFPDFEALRDDEAGLSAIPPGARILVKGSRFWRAERAVDWLLAR, encoded by the coding sequence ATGAGCCTGTGGTCCCTGTCCGAAGCCACCGCCGCCGTCGGCGGGGAACTCCTGGGAAGCGGGGACGCGCGGCCTTCCTCCCTCTCCATCGATACCCGCACCCTCCAGCCGGGGGCCTGTTTCGTGGCGCTGCGGGCGGAACGGGACGGCCACGATTTCGCAGCCGAAGCGGTACGGAAGGGCGCCGCGGCGCTCCTGGTGGACCACGTTCTGGACATCGACTGTCCCCAACTCGTCGTGGCCGACACCCTGGCCGCGCTCCAGCGCTGGGGGCAGGCCCGCCTCGAAGCCGCGCGTCCCGCCGCCGTCTTCGCCGTGACCGGAAGCGTGGGCAAGACCAGCACCAAGGAGCTCCTGGCCGCGGCCACCGGCGGGTGGAAGACGCCCGGCAACCGGAACAACACTCTGGGCCTGCCGGAGGCGCTGGCCACTCTGCCGGAGGGCCTGGGCGCCGCTGTGCTGGAGATGGGCATGAGCGGGCCCGGCGAGATCAAGCGCCTGACGGAGATCGCGCCCCCCGACTTCGGCGTCGTCACGCTGGTGGGGACCGCCCACATCGAGAACTTCCCCGACGGCCAGCAGGGCATCGCCGCGGCCAAGGGCGAACTGGTGGCGGGGCTCGTCCCCGGCGGCGCCTGGGCGCACCTGGCTTCCGATCGTTGGGCCCGCTGGATCGCGGATCAGCCCTGGGCGGCGCCCGCCGAACCCCTGCCCGTGGGCGAGGGTGAGGCTTACGGATGGGAGGGCGCGGAGTCCCGGGGTGCCGCCGGCGGCGCCTTCTGGATGCGCACGCCGAAGGGCACCTTCCCCGTGCGGATCCAGCTTCCGGGCGAGCACCAGGTGCGGAACGCCGCCCTCGCCGCCGCCATCGCCATCCACGCGGGCGCGGACCCGGAGCGGGTGGCCGCGGGTCTCGCCACCGTCGCGCCGGAGCCGGGGCGGGGGCGGCTACATTCCCTGGCGGGCGGCGGCTGCCTGCTCGATGAGACCTACAACGCCAGCCCCGATTCCATCCTGGCCTGCGCCCGCGCCCTGCTCCAGCTCCCCGGCGGCGAGGCGGTGGCGGTCCTCGGCTCCATGCGGGAACTGGGGCCGGAGGCGGCGGAGATCCACCGGGCCACGGGCGCGGCCCTGGGGGAACTGGGGCTCTCCCGCCTCTGGGCCTACGGTGAGTTCGCCCGCGACTGCGCCGAGGGTTTCGGCCTGCGGGCCCGGGCCTTCCCCGATTTCGAGGCGCTGCGCGACGACGAGGCGGGCCTCTCCGCAATCCCGCCGGGAGCCCGTATCCTGGTCAAGGGCAGCCGGTTCTGGCGCGCGGAGCGCGCCGTGGACTGGCTCCTGGCCCGCTGA
- a CDS encoding aromatic amino acid hydroxylase codes for MTLSPSPTQRAIDRLPAHLRSYVADQEPGAYTPRDHAVWRHILHRLAERLKDTAHPSYLSGLAATGIGLERIPTLDEMNERLEALGWSAVGVRGFIPPAVFTELQSLGVLAIAADIRSHEHIEYTPAPDIVHESAGHAPILADRRYADYLKRCGEVGFRAIASLEDQAVYEAIRHLSVVKEDPSATEEELRLAGERLRAASASRRYVSESTRASRLYWWTAEYGLVGSLDAPKLYGAGLLSSLGEAAHCLTSAVEKMPLSPACADVEYDITRMQPQLFVARDFDHLFEVLEAFEATLSWRRGGDHGLEEALRARTVNHLRLEGGLELTGRVAERIPARRETAPGLATALARLAGPILLSREGKAEGRPWSGEAVVAFGSGALPPSGAFSLDLASGLSLTGFRVGAHEVIDLRGSLDGRPLDLPRWALLFLSRELPSVAGGPADPGAWDRWFGDGGLAEGEAESRARDRKAASLAPEAAELYRQIRTHREEGAGADLRDLARRAANHPEEWLLQAELAELEAR; via the coding sequence ATGACCCTCAGTCCTTCCCCCACCCAGCGCGCCATCGACCGCCTTCCCGCCCACCTCCGCAGCTACGTGGCGGACCAGGAGCCGGGCGCCTACACGCCCCGGGATCACGCAGTGTGGCGCCACATCCTCCACCGCCTGGCCGAGCGGCTGAAGGACACGGCCCACCCGAGCTACCTGTCGGGCCTCGCGGCTACCGGCATCGGGCTGGAGCGCATCCCCACCCTGGACGAGATGAACGAGCGGCTGGAAGCCCTGGGCTGGTCGGCGGTGGGCGTCCGGGGGTTCATCCCTCCCGCGGTGTTCACGGAACTCCAGTCCCTGGGCGTCCTGGCCATCGCCGCGGACATCCGCAGTCACGAGCACATCGAGTACACGCCGGCCCCCGACATCGTCCACGAGAGCGCCGGGCACGCGCCCATCCTCGCCGACCGGCGCTACGCGGACTACCTGAAGCGGTGCGGCGAGGTGGGCTTCCGCGCCATCGCGTCCCTGGAGGACCAGGCCGTGTACGAGGCCATCCGGCACCTCAGCGTGGTGAAGGAGGATCCGTCCGCCACCGAGGAGGAACTGCGCCTCGCGGGCGAGCGCCTCCGCGCCGCCTCCGCCAGCCGGCGCTACGTCAGCGAGAGCACCCGCGCCAGCCGCCTCTACTGGTGGACCGCCGAGTACGGCCTGGTGGGTTCCCTGGACGCTCCGAAACTCTATGGCGCCGGCCTGCTCAGCAGCCTGGGTGAGGCCGCCCACTGCCTTACCTCCGCCGTGGAGAAGATGCCCCTCAGCCCCGCCTGCGCGGACGTGGAGTACGACATCACCCGGATGCAGCCCCAGCTCTTCGTGGCCCGGGATTTCGATCACCTGTTCGAGGTGCTGGAGGCCTTCGAGGCCACCCTGAGCTGGCGCCGCGGCGGGGACCACGGCCTGGAGGAGGCCCTCCGGGCCCGCACGGTAAATCACCTGCGGCTGGAAGGCGGCCTGGAACTCACCGGGCGCGTGGCGGAGCGCATCCCCGCCCGGCGCGAAACGGCGCCCGGGCTGGCCACTGCCCTGGCGCGGCTGGCCGGGCCCATCCTCCTGTCCCGGGAGGGAAAGGCGGAAGGGCGGCCCTGGTCCGGCGAGGCGGTGGTGGCCTTCGGATCCGGCGCCCTGCCTCCCTCCGGCGCCTTCAGCCTGGACCTGGCGTCGGGCCTCTCGCTCACGGGCTTCCGCGTGGGCGCGCACGAGGTGATCGACCTCCGGGGCAGCCTGGACGGCCGGCCCCTGGACCTGCCCCGCTGGGCCCTCCTGTTCCTGAGCAGAGAGCTGCCGTCCGTGGCGGGCGGTCCCGCGGATCCGGGCGCCTGGGACCGCTGGTTCGGGGATGGCGGACTTGCCGAGGGAGAAGCCGAATCCCGGGCGCGGGACCGCAAGGCCGCGTCCCTGGCGCCGGAGGCCGCGGAACTCTACCGGCAGATCCGGACCCACCGGGAGGAAGGGGCTGGCGCGGACCTGCGGGACCTCGCCCGCCGCGCCGCGAACCACCCCGAGGAATGGCTGCTGCAGGCGGAACTGGCCGAACTGGAGGCGCGATGA
- a CDS encoding cytochrome c biogenesis protein ResB, with protein sequence MINALASRTVRFLKSFQLTIVLLALLMALVVLCTLAQVEMGTAGAVNAYMRSFLVKKQFAGLPFAIPVFPGGALVGLLLTFNLIAKTLDIQRTWAKAGMWLVHAGLVILFAGEFVAGMLQVDTNMSIEVGQTVNYVQSYKNAELAVIDITDPAWDEVYSVPDTLLSKGGAIALPGTPLTLNVKRFYANAELSQLPDGAPAPVTAGVGQGAQVVERPVVSADNELNQTTAIVEPVAGGRSYGTWLASMSIGVPQTFVHEGRTYALSMRLRRQYLPYAFTLKQFRHDVYPGTDIPKNFSSLVQVVNPQRNESRDVLIYMNQPLRYEGKTFYQASFGKNDTLSILSVVENPGWLLPYVSCVLISAGLLVHFAIVLRRSLKRRQEKEA encoded by the coding sequence TTGATTAACGCCCTCGCCTCCCGCACCGTGCGCTTCCTGAAGTCCTTCCAGCTCACCATCGTCCTGCTCGCCCTCCTGATGGCCCTGGTGGTGCTCTGCACCCTGGCCCAGGTGGAGATGGGCACCGCCGGCGCGGTGAACGCCTACATGCGCAGCTTCCTCGTGAAGAAGCAATTCGCGGGGCTGCCCTTCGCCATTCCGGTGTTCCCCGGCGGCGCCCTGGTGGGCCTGCTCCTCACCTTCAACCTCATCGCCAAGACCCTGGACATCCAGCGCACCTGGGCCAAGGCCGGGATGTGGCTGGTCCACGCCGGGCTGGTGATCCTGTTCGCGGGGGAGTTCGTGGCCGGGATGCTCCAGGTGGACACCAACATGTCCATCGAGGTGGGCCAGACCGTCAACTACGTCCAGAGCTACAAGAACGCCGAGCTGGCGGTCATCGACATCACCGATCCGGCCTGGGACGAGGTCTATTCCGTGCCGGACACGCTGCTGTCCAAGGGCGGCGCCATCGCGCTGCCGGGAACGCCCCTCACCCTGAACGTGAAGCGGTTCTACGCCAATGCGGAACTGAGCCAGTTGCCCGATGGGGCCCCCGCGCCCGTCACCGCCGGCGTGGGCCAGGGCGCGCAGGTCGTGGAACGGCCCGTCGTCAGCGCCGACAACGAGCTGAACCAGACCACCGCCATCGTCGAGCCCGTGGCCGGCGGCCGGAGCTACGGCACCTGGCTGGCGTCCATGTCCATCGGCGTGCCCCAGACCTTCGTGCACGAGGGCCGCACCTACGCGCTGTCCATGCGCCTGCGGCGCCAGTACCTGCCCTACGCGTTCACGCTCAAGCAGTTCCGCCACGACGTGTATCCCGGCACCGACATCCCCAAGAACTTCTCCAGCCTCGTGCAGGTGGTGAACCCCCAGCGCAACGAGTCGCGCGACGTGCTGATCTACATGAACCAGCCGCTCCGCTACGAGGGGAAGACCTTCTACCAGGCGAGCTTCGGGAAGAACGACACCCTGTCGATCCTGTCCGTGGTGGAGAACCCGGGCTGGCTGCTCCCCTACGTCTCCTGCGTGCTGATCTCCGCGGGCCTCCTCGTCCACTTCGCCATCGTCCTCCGCCGCTCCCTCAAGCGGCGGCAGGAGAAGGAGGCCTGA
- a CDS encoding cytochrome c biogenesis protein, whose amino-acid sequence MKNLAKLVAWGAGALALLVALTFALPPGKARGFDVGGFGSLPILEGGRVKPLDSVARNALLVIHSRQSFRHDGRMVGPDEWILDVMFRPQVADTQAIFVIDDLEVLSLIGARQTKSRNYFSFADLSPYLQEVQKQAMAAQSIPPQKRTRFQSAVVNLFDRVYLYYKLRNTLQLAGSPGLGWEIQSLGTAEAAARHQDLIQFAQFRILPPPPGNGPDAWQSVGQALSAAQAGAHLHPGLVPLAKLNAAYAASDAATFNQALADLKTAVATLKPEAASHASNEVIFNRAQPFFAGLTIYFVAFLVLAVSWAWKPEILRPTAYALLASGAIVHTLGLAARIILQGRPPVTNLYSSAVFVGWGAVVLGLIVERMYRKGFGTAVASLAGFASLIVAQNLGTEGDTMEMMRAVLDSNFWLATHVVTITIGYSGTFLAGAIAIAYAIRKHVVAVQDAETDKALVDMAYGVICFALFFSFVGTVLGGIWADQSWGRFWGWDPKENGALLIVLWNAIILHARWAGYVRQRGTMVMAIFGNIITACSWFGVNMLGVGLHSYGFMDQAFWALTGFIASQLVLMAVCYAPAKFWRQTGA is encoded by the coding sequence ATGAAGAACCTCGCCAAGCTCGTCGCCTGGGGGGCCGGGGCCCTCGCCCTGCTGGTCGCCCTCACCTTCGCCCTGCCTCCCGGGAAGGCCCGGGGCTTCGACGTGGGGGGCTTCGGCAGCCTGCCCATCCTGGAAGGCGGGCGCGTCAAGCCGCTGGATTCCGTGGCCCGCAACGCCCTCCTGGTGATCCACAGCCGCCAGAGCTTCCGCCACGACGGGCGGATGGTGGGACCGGACGAGTGGATTCTCGACGTGATGTTCCGTCCCCAGGTGGCCGATACCCAGGCCATCTTCGTGATCGACGATCTGGAAGTGCTGAGCCTCATCGGCGCGCGCCAGACCAAGAGCCGCAACTACTTCAGCTTCGCCGACCTCTCGCCCTACCTGCAGGAGGTCCAGAAACAGGCCATGGCGGCCCAGTCCATACCGCCCCAGAAGCGCACCCGCTTCCAGAGCGCCGTCGTCAACCTGTTCGACCGCGTCTACCTCTACTACAAGCTGCGGAACACCCTCCAGCTCGCCGGCTCCCCCGGCCTGGGCTGGGAGATCCAGTCCCTGGGCACCGCCGAAGCCGCGGCCCGCCACCAGGACCTGATCCAGTTCGCCCAGTTCCGCATCCTGCCGCCCCCGCCCGGAAACGGCCCCGACGCGTGGCAGAGCGTGGGCCAAGCCCTCAGCGCCGCCCAGGCCGGCGCCCACCTCCACCCGGGCCTGGTGCCCCTCGCCAAGCTGAACGCGGCCTACGCCGCCAGCGACGCCGCCACCTTCAATCAAGCCCTCGCGGACCTGAAGACCGCCGTGGCCACCCTCAAGCCGGAGGCCGCCAGCCATGCCTCCAACGAAGTCATCTTCAACCGCGCCCAGCCCTTCTTCGCGGGCCTGACCATCTACTTCGTGGCCTTCCTCGTGCTGGCCGTCTCCTGGGCCTGGAAGCCGGAGATCCTCCGTCCCACCGCCTACGCCCTGCTGGCCTCCGGCGCCATCGTCCACACCCTGGGCCTGGCCGCGCGGATCATCCTCCAGGGCCGCCCGCCCGTCACCAACCTCTACTCCTCCGCCGTGTTCGTGGGCTGGGGGGCCGTGGTGCTGGGGCTCATCGTGGAGCGGATGTACCGCAAGGGCTTCGGCACCGCCGTGGCGTCCCTGGCGGGCTTCGCGTCCCTGATCGTGGCCCAGAACCTGGGCACCGAGGGCGACACGATGGAGATGATGCGCGCCGTGCTGGACTCCAACTTCTGGCTGGCCACCCACGTCGTGACCATCACCATCGGCTACTCCGGCACCTTCCTCGCTGGAGCCATCGCCATCGCCTACGCCATCCGCAAGCACGTCGTCGCCGTGCAGGACGCCGAGACGGACAAGGCCCTGGTGGATATGGCCTACGGCGTCATCTGCTTCGCCCTGTTCTTCAGCTTCGTGGGCACCGTCCTGGGCGGCATCTGGGCCGACCAATCCTGGGGCCGCTTCTGGGGCTGGGATCCCAAGGAGAACGGCGCCCTGCTCATCGTGCTGTGGAACGCCATCATCCTCCACGCCCGCTGGGCGGGCTACGTCCGCCAGCGCGGCACGATGGTGATGGCCATCTTCGGCAACATCATCACCGCCTGCTCCTGGTTCGGCGTGAACATGCTCGGCGTGGGCCTCCACTCCTACGGCTTCATGGACCAGGCCTTCTGGGCCCTCACCGGCTTCATCGCCAGCCAGCTCGTCCTGATGGCCGTGTGCTACGCCCCCGCGAAGTTCTGGAGGCAGACCGGCGCGTAG
- the murD gene encoding UDP-N-acetylmuramoyl-L-alanine--D-glutamate ligase, with protein MRTVVMGAGRSGLAAARFLAAEGRPVVLTDSRPEPDLALEVALAKAGIPGVWGTHPEALLDECEALIVSPGIPRTAPFVAAALGRGIPAIGEVELAHRVLRARNDGSRVLAVTGTNGKSTTTDLAAHLLRAGGLSAVACGNLGTPVIEAVAAAPRDTAFVVELSSYQLESLDTFHAEAAAFLNLTPDHLARHGTLDAYRRAKLRIFEGQGEDDLRVVPAAHPEWWEDAPGKGRAARFGWEPCEAWCDADGRLRLGGEILLHRSELRIPGDHNVENALAAALLAAHGGASVEALREGLRTYPGLAHRIAFCGEKNGVRAYNDSKGTNVDATLTAIKALPGPLVLLLGGTDKGASYEPLRAALEGKLRRLIFLGDAIPQLARDLGDLPHEVVRPFDEAVATALSLAEPGDQVLLSPACASFDQFDNFEQRGERFEALVRAWA; from the coding sequence ATGAGAACCGTCGTGATGGGGGCGGGACGATCGGGCCTGGCGGCGGCCCGCTTCCTGGCCGCGGAGGGCCGGCCGGTGGTGCTCACGGACAGCCGTCCGGAGCCGGACCTGGCGCTGGAAGTCGCCCTGGCGAAGGCGGGCATCCCCGGCGTGTGGGGAACCCATCCCGAGGCCCTCCTCGACGAATGCGAAGCGCTCATCGTCAGCCCGGGGATCCCCCGGACCGCGCCCTTCGTGGCGGCGGCGCTGGGCCGCGGCATCCCCGCGATCGGCGAAGTGGAACTGGCCCACCGCGTCCTCCGGGCGCGGAACGACGGGAGCCGCGTCCTGGCGGTGACCGGGACCAACGGCAAGAGCACCACCACGGACCTCGCCGCCCACCTGCTCCGCGCCGGAGGCCTGTCCGCCGTCGCCTGCGGCAACCTGGGCACGCCCGTCATCGAAGCCGTGGCCGCGGCGCCCCGCGACACAGCCTTCGTGGTGGAGCTGAGCAGCTACCAGCTGGAATCCCTGGACACCTTTCACGCGGAAGCCGCCGCTTTCCTCAACCTCACGCCGGATCACCTGGCGCGCCACGGGACGCTGGACGCCTACCGCCGGGCCAAGCTCCGGATCTTCGAGGGGCAGGGCGAGGATGATCTGCGGGTCGTGCCTGCCGCGCATCCGGAATGGTGGGAGGACGCGCCCGGGAAGGGCCGCGCCGCGCGCTTCGGGTGGGAGCCCTGCGAAGCCTGGTGCGACGCGGACGGCCGGCTGCGCCTGGGCGGGGAGATCCTCCTGCACCGGAGCGAGCTGCGGATCCCCGGCGACCACAACGTCGAGAACGCCCTGGCGGCGGCGCTTCTGGCTGCCCACGGCGGCGCTTCGGTGGAGGCCCTCCGCGAAGGGCTGCGGACCTATCCCGGTCTGGCCCACCGCATCGCCTTCTGCGGCGAGAAGAACGGCGTCCGCGCCTACAACGATTCCAAGGGCACCAACGTGGACGCGACCCTCACGGCCATTAAGGCGCTGCCCGGGCCGCTGGTGCTCCTCCTCGGCGGGACGGACAAGGGTGCCAGCTACGAGCCCCTGCGGGCGGCCCTGGAGGGCAAGCTCCGCCGCCTGATCTTCCTCGGCGACGCCATCCCCCAGCTCGCCCGCGACCTCGGCGACCTGCCCCACGAGGTCGTACGGCCCTTCGACGAGGCCGTCGCCACCGCCCTGTCCCTCGCCGAGCCCGGGGACCAGGTCCTCCTCAGCCCTGCCTGCGCCAGCTTCGATCAGTTCGACAACTTCGAGCAGCGGGGCGAGCGGTTCGAGGCCCTGGTCCGCGCCTGGGCCTGA
- a CDS encoding EAL domain-containing protein, with translation MPKGILERLLSGEGAIVPHVQSIYRLRDNRMVAQEYLARHLDDAGVLHPVGTLLQDPDLAPAHRLALDLRFLEATFAALSQQAESGHLHFVNLEPVSLEAPGFWEALPRWLEALPFPRHRVVMEFTESQSMHGLEALQGYAQRLRDAGLRVAVDDLGAGVASLTHMARLAPDFIKADRSLVEQVHRRPYQAALLNALAHFAERMRIGFIAEGIETLEELESVMDADVPWGQGYILAQPWPTRPKPLAGLLQK, from the coding sequence ATGCCGAAGGGCATCCTGGAACGTCTATTGAGCGGGGAGGGGGCGATCGTCCCCCACGTCCAGTCCATCTACCGCCTCCGCGACAACCGGATGGTGGCGCAGGAGTACCTGGCGCGGCACCTGGACGACGCGGGCGTCCTCCACCCCGTGGGAACCCTCCTCCAGGACCCGGACCTCGCGCCCGCGCACCGGCTGGCCCTGGACCTGCGATTTCTGGAGGCCACCTTCGCAGCCCTGTCGCAGCAGGCCGAGAGCGGCCACCTCCACTTCGTGAACCTGGAGCCCGTCAGCCTGGAGGCGCCCGGCTTCTGGGAGGCCCTGCCCCGCTGGCTGGAGGCCCTCCCCTTCCCCCGGCACCGGGTGGTGATGGAGTTCACCGAATCCCAGAGCATGCACGGACTGGAGGCCCTCCAGGGCTACGCGCAGCGGCTGCGGGATGCGGGGCTGCGCGTCGCGGTGGACGACCTGGGCGCGGGCGTCGCCAGCCTGACGCACATGGCCCGCCTGGCGCCGGACTTCATCAAGGCGGACCGCAGCCTCGTGGAGCAGGTCCACCGCCGCCCCTACCAGGCCGCCCTCCTCAACGCCCTCGCCCACTTCGCCGAGCGGATGCGGATCGGGTTCATCGCCGAGGGCATCGAGACTCTGGAGGAACTGGAATCCGTGATGGACGCGGACGTCCCCTGGGGCCAGGGCTACATCCTGGCCCAGCCGTGGCCGACGCGGCCAAAACCCCTGGCGGGCCTCCTCCAAAAGTAG